The genomic interval GCTCGCTGGATCCCAGCACTACCGGTTTGGTTTAAAAATCATTTTGAACCGTTTAAAGGGGCGCTGGCTAAGCAAAGCATTTGGCCAAGCATCGAAGCGTATCAAAAAGAGCTACGCAGCCACCGCGCTTTCCGGCGCTTTAATGATGAAGATTTGGCCCATTTTGCCCATGCTTCGTTGTGCGCCACTCAAGACGGCTTCACACTGCGTTTCCCACCCGAGCAAGAGGTTGCGAATTATCATGGCACACCGTGTATTGAATCCGCTTTAAAAAGCCTCACCGTGCCGTATCATATTATCAGCGGCAAACCGTCGATGTTTTTAAGCGACAAAGTGAGGAAGCGGTGGGGTCAATTTGTGCTCCCCAATCAATGGACCGTTGACCCACACTTTGGTCATTTATTACCGTTGGAGGCGCCACACGCGTGTGCACAACTAATTAACGCAGCAGATTCTGCGGATTAATCTTGTGTGATAATCTGACCGTCACACAGTTGAAAACGCGCGTGATCATGATCCGTAAAGATGGGTTCATTGTTGATTGAGGTAATAAATAATTGCGCGCCACTATCGATTAAAAAGCTTAGCAGCAATTGTTGACGCTGCTCATCGAGTTCGGCTGCTATATCATCAATTAACATAATTGGGTGCGTGCCGCCACGTTCAGCAATTAATTTTGCCTGCGCTAAAATGAGTGCGCAGATCAGCGTTTTCTGCTGCCCGCGCGAAAAATGATGCGCCACATCATGACCATCACAAAAAAAGCGAATATCCGCGCGATGAATGCCATCTCGGGTATGCTTGAGCATTCTGTCTCGAATGAGATGGGTATCTAATAACGTTTTTAGTGGCGTTTGTGCATGCCAGCCACGGTGGTAGGTCATGTGGATGGTTTGCAAGCCACCAAGTTGTTGGTGAAAGAGATTGAGCGCTTCTTCTAAACGCTGCAAATAATTGCTCCGTTGTATGTCAATGGCTTCTGCCGCTTGGGCAAGCAGGCCATGCCACGGCAGGATATGCGTATCATCCCAGTCATCGCGCAACGCGGCGTTACGGTTTTTTAGCGCGTGTTGGTAGCGTTGCCAGGTTGGTAAAAATGCTTCGTCATCATAAAATAACCCAAAATCCAGGAAACGTCGGCGAAATTCTGGTCCTTGATCAATTAATGCAAAATGATCGCTGTTCACAATCTGAATCGGCACCAGGTTGGCAAGAGCACTCAAGGTGCGTACGTCTTCACCGTCCAAGCGAATTCTGTGCGATTTAGCCGCTTTTTCAATCCCCAAAAGATGGCTGTCTTCACCACGGATCAGGCGCGCAATTAAGCGATAATACTCATGATCGTGGGTGATTAAGTGCCGCGTTTGTGTGCTGCGAAAAGATTTACCACGCCCGAGAATATATAAAGCTTCGAGTAAGGCTGTTTTGCCCGCGCCATTATCCCCATAGATATGATTAATATGCGGATGAGCGGTGAGTTCTGTTTGGCGAAGGTTGCGCAACCCTTCAATCTTCAACGAGTCAATTCGGCTCATGCAGATCCATTCCAACCGCGATATTGTAGCGCTTCTGCTGCGTGAGTTGGCGCGATAAGCGCTGATCCTTCTAAATCGGCAATCGTGCGCGCGACTTTGAGCAAGCGATGATAAGCGCGCATCGATAGCTGCATTTGTGCGGCTGCCCGATCCATCAAACTAAAGACTGCGGGGGCGGCGTGTAAATGTGCATCAAGCGCCTTGCCGGTCAGCTGAGCATTGGTGCAGCCTTGACGCGCGATTTGTCGCATTCGCGCTGCTTCAGCCTGTGTGCGTAATGTTGCGCTATTTTGCTGCGGCGCGGTATCAGCACGCAGCTGTTCCGGGGTGTAGCGCGCAACATGGATCAATAAATCAATACGATCAAGCAGAGGCCCCGAAATGCGCTGGCGGTAGCGCACGACTTGATCCGGTGTGTCGCTGCAGGCGCGTTCATGATCGCCATAATAGCCACAAGGGCAGGGGTTCATCGCGGCGATCAGCTGAAAACGCGCGGGAAAATCGCTTTTCATCAACGCACGTGAAATCGTGATATGTCCATTTTCCAGCGGTTCGCGTAGCATTTCTAATACGCGACGCTCAAACTCCGGCAGCTCATCGAGAAATAACACCCCATTGTGCGCTAAAGAAATTTCCCCTGGCTGTGGCATACTGCCGCCACCAACCAGCGCGGTTGCCGAGCTGCTATGATGCGGCGCACGATAGGGGCGTAATTGCCAGCATGAAGCATCAAAACCTTGTTGAGAAATCGAACGAATCGCTGCACTGGTGATCGCTTCTTCGCGCGTCATGGTTGGTAAAATACCGGGAAAGCGTTGAGCAAGCATTGATTTACCGGTACCGGGCGGACCACTAAGTAACACATGATGCGCACCGGCTGCAGCAATGAGTAACGCGCGTTTGGCTTGTTGCTGGCCAATAACATCACTGAAATCAGGATAAGGTGTTGTCGCCTCGAGGCCGCGCTGTGGTTGACTTAACCAGTCTTGTTGACCATGCAAAATGGCGGCGATATGCGCTAAGCTGTGTGCCGGTCGTACCTGATCTTCGGCAACCAGTGCTGCTTCATGGGCATTAGCTTTTGGTACAACAATCAAACGCTGAGCATCATAAGCAGCTAGTGCGCAAGGCAAGACACCCCGCACACTGCGCAACGCGCCTGATAAGGCTAATTCCCCATGCCATTCATAGTGCTCTAAATTTGCGGTTGGGATTTGCCCTGAGGCGGCAAGAATACCTAGAGCAATCGCTAAATCATAGCGGGCGCCGTCTTTGGGTAAATCAGCAGGGGCAAGCGATATGGTGATGCGTTTTTGTGGAAATTCGAAACCGCTGTTGATGATCGCTGCGCGTACGCGGTCTTTACTTTCTTTGACCGCTTTCTCCGGCAGGCCAACTAATGCCAACTGCGGTAAGCCATTAGCAAGATGGACTTCCACACGCACCAATGGCGCATCAAGCGATAACGGTGCGCGTGAATAGATACTCGCTAACGACATGGTAAATCAGGCAGTGTAACAATCATGCCTTGATTATAACGTTTTGCCTAGATCAACACCAACCGAGCAAGCAATACAATGGTCAATACCCACACAGCGATATTGAGTTCGCGCCACCGGCCGGTGACTAATTTCGCAATCGTAAAGGTAATAAAGCCGAGCGTAATTCCTTCAGCGATCGAAAAGGTCAGCGGCATCATCAAAAAGGTGACCGCAACAGGTGCTGCTTCACTTAAATCATCCCAGTGAATGTCGGCTAAGGTATACATCATCAAAATAGCGACGTAGAAAATCGCTCCAGCAGTTGCGTAGGCTGGCACCATGCCGGCAAGTGGTGAAAAGAAGATACACAAAATAAAGAGCACACCAACGACGACTGCGGTGAGACCGGTACGTCCACCAGCAGCAACTCCAGAAGTGCTTTCGATATAACTGGTGGTATTAGAAGTCCCTAAGCCTGCACCAATTAACGTGGCGCCACTATCGGCGAGTAAAGCTTGTTTGAGGTTGGGAATTTTCCCTTCTTTACTCAAGCCCGCTTTTTCGGTTACCCCAATAATGGTACCGGTGGTGTCGAACAAATCGACAAAGAAAAAGGCGAAAATCACACTGATCATCGCTGCGTCGAATGCGCCCAGAATATCAAGTTGCATCAAAGTGGGCATCACGGATGGTGGCGCAGACACCACACCATGGAATTCGCTGTGTCCAGTGAGCAAACCAAGGAGAGAAACCAGCAAAATAGCGAGCATAACACCACCGGGCAGGCGATGCCGCTCAAAACCAATGATCAAGAAAAAGCACAAGATCATCATTGCAGGCCCATAGCTCACAATATCACCAAGGGCAACGAATGTGGCTGGGTTGGCGACAATTACTCCAGCATTTTTTAAAGCGATTAAGGCGAGGAATGCACCAATACCAGCCGCTATGGCTTTCTTTAAGGTATGGGGGATCGCGTTAATCAACCATTCGCGGATTTTGAAAATACTGATGAGTAAAAACGCTACACCGGAAAGAAAAACGCAGCCAAGCGCCACTTGCCAAGTGTGCCCCATGCCAAGCACCACAGAGTAGGTGAAAAAGGCATTCAAGCCCATGCCAGGCGCGAGTGCTATCGGTAAATTTGCATAAAAACCCATAATGAAACAACCAATGGCTGCTGCGAGACACGTCGCAACAAACACCGCACCAAAGTCCATCCCTGCCTGGCTTAAGATGTCAGGATTGACGAAAATGATGTAGGCCATGGTTAGGAATGTGGTAAAGCCGGCGATGAGTTCGGTTTTCAGCGTTGTGCCGTGCGCACGCAGACCGAAGAGCTTTTCAAGCATGGTTTTCCCCTTGCAAAAAGTTAATAATTATACGCAAAAACCAGTAAAAGGGGTGGTTTTATTGATAAGCTGAGCTTAGTAATAAACGTGTAAAAGTCAGATTTCCTCGTGATAGAAAATGCCTTATTTAATCAATATTGCGGTTGTTATAACTTTGGTTGGCAGTGTAGACAAAAGAAGCTGCTACGCCCGCCAATAACCGCATGTTCAAGTGTGCGTTGACAGTTCGGGCAAGGCTGGCCATGCTTGCCATAGACTGCCAAGGTTTGTTGAAAATAGCCACCACGCCCATCGCTGTGTAAAAAATCACGTAACGTGGTACCGCCTTGGGCAATCGCGGCAAGTAATACCTGCTTGATCTCTGCACACAATCGCGCAATAGCCTGTTTAGATAGAGATCGGGCAGGGTTTGCCGGGTGTATTTTGCTGAAAAAGAGCGCTTCATTAGCATAGATATTGCCTACGCCAACGACCACTTTTTGATCCATGATTAACGCTTTAATGGCGATACGCCGGCGCTGACATTGTGTAAACAAATACTCGGCGTTAAACGCCTCATCTAAAGGTTCAACACCCAGGCGCTCAAGATAAGCAGGTGGGTTTTCGGGGTTAATCAGGCTAAATTGTCCAAAGCGTCTAGGGTCGTGATAACGCAAGCTATGCGCGTTATCTAACTCAATAATAATATGATCATGCTTTTTTAGCGGTGCATCCAGGGGATTCACCCGTAAACTCCCCGACATACCAAGATGGATCAGCAGACTACGCGTTTTATCCGTGGTATGGATGATTAGATATTTAGCGCGACGTTCAATTTCGCAAAAAGATAAACCTTCTAAGCCGTGCAAGGCAGGTTCGTCGATAGGGTGACGTAACGCGGTATGACGTACGGCTATCGCTTTAATCCGGCGCTGGTTGAGCAAGGGCATTAATCCACGGCGGGTAGTTTCAACCTCAGGTAATTCAGGCATCGGGGGTTATCCAAAGTGTGTTGGCGTTTTCTAAGCGGGGTTTAAGTCCGGCTTGGCAGAGATAAGTCTGCCCATCGTAATAAAGATAGTGTGCATTAAGTAGTGGGTTATAGCCACCAAAGGCATAATTACGTTGGTTTAATGCAAAAGTTAACTGCAGCGTATCATCAGCTATTTGTTCGCTTGTGGCGAGCTTCTGACAACCTTGGCGTAAATCGTGCAACCAGGTATTGATCAGTTGCTGCTGGGCATCACTGATTTCAGCAGAAGCAGCCTGCCAGCGTTGCTGGTTATTTTTTAATTGCAAACCATTGATTGACAATGAATCAACAACGCGTGGAAAACCTGGCTGTGCCTGTCGGTATTGCCAAAAAAGGATTGAGCCTAAAATTAAGGTGATAATAAACCACACGACTAGCCAGCGTGATGATAGCGACAACGCATCCTCCGGCGATAAAACACATAAGCTATTGTGCCAATAGCTGGCAGAGCAAATAGCAACAGACCAGCGATAATATAGAGATAGCGTTGGCTCAAAGTGATGAATTGATCAG from Suttonella sp. R2A3 carries:
- a CDS encoding alpha/beta fold hydrolase, with product MHTHQITLESQSAHYHSWGSSGEKAHFYGGNGFLFAAYLPLIHALQHDYHFISLAMRGLWSKPPVPKRAFTRKEDAELLIAFLEQTTDQPVVGMGHSQGASATVIAASQRPDLFSRLILIEPVSFTPWQARWIPALPVWFKNHFEPFKGALAKQSIWPSIEAYQKELRSHRAFRRFNDEDLAHFAHASLCATQDGFTLRFPPEQEVANYHGTPCIESALKSLTVPYHIISGKPSMFLSDKVRKRWGQFVLPNQWTVDPHFGHLLPLEAPHACAQLINAADSAD
- the recF gene encoding DNA replication/repair protein RecF (All proteins in this family for which functions are known are DNA-binding proteins that assist the filamentation of RecA onto DNA for the initiation of recombination or recombinational repair.) yields the protein MSRIDSLKIEGLRNLRQTELTAHPHINHIYGDNGAGKTALLEALYILGRGKSFRSTQTRHLITHDHEYYRLIARLIRGEDSHLLGIEKAAKSHRIRLDGEDVRTLSALANLVPIQIVNSDHFALIDQGPEFRRRFLDFGLFYDDEAFLPTWQRYQHALKNRNAALRDDWDDTHILPWHGLLAQAAEAIDIQRSNYLQRLEEALNLFHQQLGGLQTIHMTYHRGWHAQTPLKTLLDTHLIRDRMLKHTRDGIHRADIRFFCDGHDVAHHFSRGQQKTLICALILAQAKLIAERGGTHPIMLIDDIAAELDEQRQQLLLSFLIDSGAQLFITSINNEPIFTDHDHARFQLCDGQIITQD
- a CDS encoding YifB family Mg chelatase-like AAA ATPase; translated protein: MSLASIYSRAPLSLDAPLVRVEVHLANGLPQLALVGLPEKAVKESKDRVRAAIINSGFEFPQKRITISLAPADLPKDGARYDLAIALGILAASGQIPTANLEHYEWHGELALSGALRSVRGVLPCALAAYDAQRLIVVPKANAHEAALVAEDQVRPAHSLAHIAAILHGQQDWLSQPQRGLEATTPYPDFSDVIGQQQAKRALLIAAAGAHHVLLSGPPGTGKSMLAQRFPGILPTMTREEAITSAAIRSISQQGFDASCWQLRPYRAPHHSSSATALVGGGSMPQPGEISLAHNGVLFLDELPEFERRVLEMLREPLENGHITISRALMKSDFPARFQLIAAMNPCPCGYYGDHERACSDTPDQVVRYRQRISGPLLDRIDLLIHVARYTPEQLRADTAPQQNSATLRTQAEAARMRQIARQGCTNAQLTGKALDAHLHAAPAVFSLMDRAAAQMQLSMRAYHRLLKVARTIADLEGSALIAPTHAAEALQYRGWNGSA
- a CDS encoding NCS2 family permease — protein: MLEKLFGLRAHGTTLKTELIAGFTTFLTMAYIIFVNPDILSQAGMDFGAVFVATCLAAAIGCFIMGFYANLPIALAPGMGLNAFFTYSVVLGMGHTWQVALGCVFLSGVAFLLISIFKIREWLINAIPHTLKKAIAAGIGAFLALIALKNAGVIVANPATFVALGDIVSYGPAMMILCFFLIIGFERHRLPGGVMLAILLVSLLGLLTGHSEFHGVVSAPPSVMPTLMQLDILGAFDAAMISVIFAFFFVDLFDTTGTIIGVTEKAGLSKEGKIPNLKQALLADSGATLIGAGLGTSNTTSYIESTSGVAAGGRTGLTAVVVGVLFILCIFFSPLAGMVPAYATAGAIFYVAILMMYTLADIHWDDLSEAAPVAVTFLMMPLTFSIAEGITLGFITFTIAKLVTGRWRELNIAVWVLTIVLLARLVLI
- the mutM gene encoding bifunctional DNA-formamidopyrimidine glycosylase/DNA-(apurinic or apyrimidinic site) lyase is translated as MPELPEVETTRRGLMPLLNQRRIKAIAVRHTALRHPIDEPALHGLEGLSFCEIERRAKYLIIHTTDKTRSLLIHLGMSGSLRVNPLDAPLKKHDHIIIELDNAHSLRYHDPRRFGQFSLINPENPPAYLERLGVEPLDEAFNAEYLFTQCQRRRIAIKALIMDQKVVVGVGNIYANEALFFSKIHPANPARSLSKQAIARLCAEIKQVLLAAIAQGGTTLRDFLHSDGRGGYFQQTLAVYGKHGQPCPNCQRTLEHAVIGGRSSFFCLHCQPKL